The DNA region ACCACCCGCACGTAATCGGCCCACCAGTGGCCGTCCTCGTCGCGGAGCACTGGCTCAAGCAGCGCCTCGGCCCGTGCGAGGACCGCCGCGGCCACCTCGTCGTCCATCGCACGGAACGTGTCGCCGAGGAACGTGGTCAGCCATGAGCGGATGCCGCTCTCAAGAAACGTCGGGCGCGGGTGAAGCTCACACCGCGACACCGTGAACCCGTGGCGCTCGAGGCGCTGCCGGTAGGCATCGGCTGACGGGAAGAACCAGGCCGGCAGCGGCCGGTCCACCGCCTGCGCGTCGAGTGCCGCTCGGGCCGCGACCCGGATCGCGGCGACGTTGCCGCGGCCACCGAACTCGGCGACGAAGCGGCCATCTTCCACCAAGACACCGGCCACCCCCGCGATGACCGCGTCGGCGTCGGGCATCCAGTGCAACGCGGCGTTGGAGAACACGGCATCGAAGGACCCCAGCGTGTCGCCGAGTTGCTGCCCGTCCACGTGGTACGCCTCGATGCCACGGGTCCGCGCGGCCTGAACCATGTCCGGTGAGCTGTCGACCGCCACGACCTCGGCTCCCCGTTGGGCGATCGCGACCGACAACCGCCCATCACCACACCCCAGGTCGAGGATGCGCTCACCGGGGCGGGGATCCAAGACTTCGACGAGGGCAGCAGCCAGCTCGGCCACGAACGCGGCGTGCTGTTGGTAGGTGTCGGCATCCGCGCTCCAGCTCAGGGGGCAACCTTCCGGGTGTCAGCGGCTTGACTGCTGATGCGCCCCTGGTGCCGACCGGACCAGCGTCACTCGTCGCGGCCGAACCAGGATCACTCGTCGCGGTCCGACAGGGACGGCACCAGGAACGCGATCACGCCGGCCAGGAACAACACACTCCCGACGGTCGTCAGCAGGTCGCCGTCGCGGATCCCAGCCATGAGGAACAGCACCACGCCCGCGAGGAACAGCAGCCATCCGACGAGCTGGCAACTGCCGCCCTGGCGGTCGTCAGGCACGGCAACGATCGGGCTGACTGGTCCGCTCCCGGGTCACCACGGCGAGCGAGCGTAGCGGTCGCGCCACGCCCGCTGGCTGGCGCCGGCGGGAATAGCGGAACCGACCACGTAGCCGTGGCCGAGGACACACGAACCGTGGATCATCGCTCCGAGGCTTGAGACCCATGACAGGCACATGACGACGGACGCGCACGCCGTAAGCGTGTTGGAACGACTCGATCTCGAGGCGCAGATCCGCCAGCTCCTCGTCGTCCACCTCTACGGTTCGCGACCCCACCAGGTCACTCAGCAGGAGGCAGCTTCCAACCGACGCTTGTACGGCGCCGCGACGCCTGCCAGCGTGATCTCTGCCGTCCGCCCCGGCGGGGTGGTCTTCGTCCGTCACAACCGCAGCGATCCACAGGCGTTCGACGTGCCGACCGGCAACCTGCGTCGACGCGACCAGATCACCCGCCTCACGGCTGGCCTGCAGC from Actinomycetota bacterium includes:
- a CDS encoding class I SAM-dependent methyltransferase, whose amino-acid sequence is MSWSADADTYQQHAAFVAELAAALVEVLDPRPGERILDLGCGDGRLSVAIAQRGAEVVAVDSSPDMVQAARTRGIEAYHVDGQQLGDTLGSFDAVFSNAALHWMPDADAVIAGVAGVLVEDGRFVAEFGGRGNVAAIRVAARAALDAQAVDRPLPAWFFPSADAYRQRLERHGFTVSRCELHPRPTFLESGIRSWLTTFLGDTFRAMDDEVAAAVLARAEALLEPVLRDEDGHWWADYVRVVVHATR